The Ascaphus truei isolate aAscTru1 chromosome 18, aAscTru1.hap1, whole genome shotgun sequence genome window below encodes:
- the SNAPC5 gene encoding snRNA-activating protein complex subunit 5, translating into MLSRLQELKKEEATLLKVKAALHDQLNRLKVEELALQSMINSREEEEEPLSPTEAPQEDELLVDNEAVINQTELQLSTGEYSQEQEELEEEEDSDT; encoded by the exons ATGCTTAGCCGCCTGCAGGAGCTGAAGAAGGAGGAGGCGACTCTGCTCAAGGTCAAAGCGGCTCTGCACGACCAGCTCAACAGGTTAAAG GTAGAGGAGCTGGCCCTTCAGTCCATGATAAACtccagagaggaggaggaggaaccgCTGTCTCCCACTGAGGCGCCGCAGGAG GACGAGCTGCTGGTGGATAACGAGGCTGTAATTAATCAGACAGAGCTGCAGCTCAGCACCGGGGAGTACAGTCAGGAACAGGAAGAgctggaggaagaggaggattcGGACACCTAG